The Nitrospira tepida genome includes a window with the following:
- the nhaA gene encoding Na+/H+ antiporter NhaA codes for MEQVEATGSQQNPLIQPVVEPFQRFVHAESSGGVLLLAATLAALVWANSPWADSYHELWQLPVSLVVGSHALTETLLEWINDGLMAMFFFVIGLEIKREVLVGELSSPRQALLPLAAALGGTIVPASLYAAVNSGGPGAPGWGVPMATDIAFALGVLALLGKRIPLALKVFLTALAIGDDLMAVIVIALFYTSTISWMNVGIGLVFLLLLIGANVAGVRHPLVYSILGIGGLWLAFLLSGIHATIAGVLAAMTIPARTRLSGREFLAKGKALLERFAEVTSPDTPPLANRERQQVTQHLEVALKHVETPLQRLERVLHPWVTVVVMPVFALANAGVALDRDLTAALGNPVVIGIMLGLLIGKPVGIVGATWLAVRSGAAQVPEGVSWRQLLGVGCVAGIGFTMSLFIAGLAFEQAELLRSAKMGILFASTMAGTLGWSILRGVRPVATRE; via the coding sequence ATGGAGCAGGTAGAAGCAACAGGTTCGCAGCAGAATCCGTTGATCCAGCCGGTGGTGGAGCCGTTCCAACGATTCGTCCACGCCGAATCCTCGGGCGGTGTGCTGTTGCTGGCCGCCACGCTGGCGGCGTTGGTCTGGGCCAATTCTCCCTGGGCCGACTCCTACCATGAACTCTGGCAGTTGCCCGTCAGCTTGGTCGTCGGATCCCATGCCCTCACGGAAACGCTTTTGGAATGGATCAACGACGGCTTGATGGCGATGTTCTTTTTCGTCATCGGGCTGGAGATCAAACGGGAAGTGCTGGTGGGGGAGTTGTCCTCGCCCCGACAGGCCCTGCTCCCGCTCGCGGCGGCCCTCGGCGGGACCATCGTTCCGGCTTCGCTCTATGCCGCCGTGAATTCTGGGGGCCCCGGCGCCCCTGGATGGGGCGTGCCGATGGCGACCGACATCGCCTTCGCATTGGGCGTGCTCGCCTTGCTCGGCAAGCGGATCCCGCTGGCGCTGAAGGTGTTTCTCACCGCGCTCGCGATCGGAGACGATCTGATGGCGGTGATCGTGATCGCGCTGTTCTATACCTCGACGATATCCTGGATGAACGTGGGCATCGGCCTTGTGTTCTTGCTTCTGTTGATCGGGGCCAACGTCGCGGGCGTGCGGCATCCGCTGGTGTACTCGATTCTGGGCATCGGCGGCCTGTGGCTGGCGTTCTTGCTGTCGGGAATCCATGCGACGATCGCCGGCGTGTTGGCCGCAATGACGATTCCGGCCCGCACGCGACTCAGCGGGCGCGAATTTCTCGCCAAGGGGAAGGCGCTGCTGGAGCGCTTTGCGGAGGTGACCTCGCCCGATACTCCGCCGCTCGCCAACCGTGAGCGTCAACAGGTCACGCAACACTTGGAGGTGGCACTCAAGCATGTGGAGACGCCGTTGCAGCGCTTGGAGCGTGTGTTGCATCCCTGGGTGACGGTGGTCGTGATGCCGGTGTTTGCGCTGGCGAACGCCGGGGTGGCGCTCGATCGCGACCTGACGGCGGCGTTGGGCAACCCAGTCGTGATCGGAATCATGCTGGGTCTGCTGATCGGCAAGCCGGTCGGCATCGTGGGGGCGACCTGGCTGGCGGTCCGGTCCGGCGCGGCCCAGGTGCCGGAAGGCGTGTCCTGGCGGCAGTTGCTTGGAGTCGGGTGCGTGGCAGGAATCGGGTTTACGATGTCGCTCTTTATCGCCGGCTTGGCATTCGAGCAGGCCGAGTTATTGCGCTCGGCGAAGATGGGTATTCTCTTCGCTTCGACGATGGCGGGAACGCTCGGATGGTCGATCCTGAGGGGAGTCCGACCCGTGGCCACTCGGGAATGA
- a CDS encoding addiction module protein: MKTLAWATATRSVVALVPTSTIRARPDSLKCVNSAICLGESAGLRPPSANYRSRWKGQSRRERGWQSVSGSIAPTPSKRAFEVSARGTPRKFPRRLGQFPLPFAHSPRRLPRSEVKVAVMSRTRPVLGTQRASLEGALITVRDLAKPPLQIKSRKQDRKQGLLSRARRPRTQEAIRLLKAAVFGPCAQSESILLPALKEEQTSKLGRSIDNEHVPVPEWHQQIVQERLESYKANPAGRPWPDVRNDIEEKLRTR, translated from the coding sequence ATGAAGACCTTGGCCTGGGCGACCGCCACGCGCTCCGTGGTGGCCTTGGTGCCGACATCGACCATCCGCGCCCGGCCCGACTCGTTGAAATGCGTCAATTCAGCCATTTGTCTTGGCGAATCAGCCGGTTTGCGCCCACCGTCGGCGAATTATAGGAGCCGGTGGAAGGGGCAGTCAAGGCGGGAACGGGGCTGGCAGAGCGTGTCCGGCTCCATAGCTCCAACGCCCTCGAAGCGAGCGTTCGAGGTGAGCGCGCGTGGAACCCCTCGGAAATTCCCTCGCAGACTCGGTCAGTTTCCGCTTCCCTTCGCGCACTCGCCTCGACGGTTGCCTCGCTCCGAGGTCAAAGTCGCTGTCATGAGCCGGACACGCCCTGTCCTTGGGACACAACGAGCGAGCTTGGAAGGAGCATTGATAACGGTGAGGGACCTCGCCAAGCCGCCACTACAGATAAAGTCGAGGAAACAAGACCGAAAACAAGGGCTTCTCTCACGTGCTCGCAGACCGCGCACGCAGGAAGCGATCAGACTCCTCAAAGCGGCGGTGTTCGGTCCATGCGCGCAATCAGAGAGCATCCTCCTGCCAGCCCTGAAAGAGGAACAAACAAGCAAGCTTGGAAGGAGCATCGATAACGAGCACGTTCCAGTCCCAGAGTGGCACCAGCAGATCGTTCAGGAACGACTCGAATCCTACAAAGCCAATCCTGCCGGGAGGCCTTGGCCGGACGTGCGTAACGATATTGAAGAGAAGTTACGGACTCGTTGA
- the moaA gene encoding GTP 3',8-cyclase MoaA — MSEPVSERQLVPTVNDTFGRPLRSLRLSVTDRCNLRCKYCMPEEDYAWLPRETVLSFEEMALLTQAFTGLGVDKVRITGGEPLLRRNLPLLIRMLRQNHQIKDLALTTNGILMAEQAELLYEAGLDRVTVSLDTLRPERFRALTRRDLFHQVLEGIDAVNRTGFPNLKIDTVAMKGFNDDEIVSLIEYGKAVKGEVRFIEYMDVGGATDWSMSKVLSQAEILQILTKHYGPITPIREDSSAPAQRFSLPDGTIFGIIASTTVPFCATCDRSRLTADGMWYLCLYAKQGFDLRVPLRRDGTLETIQALITSVWEARRDRGAEQRKALEEEGLRDLQLIDVSRLREDPHLEMHARGG, encoded by the coding sequence GTGAGTGAGCCGGTATCCGAGAGGCAGTTGGTGCCGACGGTGAACGATACCTTCGGCCGGCCGTTGCGCAGCTTGCGGCTGTCCGTGACCGACCGCTGCAACCTCCGCTGCAAGTACTGCATGCCGGAGGAGGACTACGCCTGGCTGCCCCGCGAGACGGTGCTCTCGTTCGAGGAGATGGCGCTGCTGACCCAGGCCTTTACGGGGCTGGGGGTCGATAAGGTCCGGATTACGGGCGGGGAGCCGTTGCTGCGGCGCAACCTGCCGCTTTTGATCCGCATGCTTCGGCAGAATCATCAGATCAAGGACCTGGCGCTGACGACCAACGGCATTCTCATGGCGGAGCAGGCGGAGCTATTGTACGAGGCCGGCCTGGATCGGGTCACCGTCAGTTTGGATACCTTGCGGCCCGAGCGCTTCCGCGCGCTGACTCGCCGCGATCTGTTCCATCAGGTGCTGGAGGGCATCGATGCGGTGAACCGGACCGGCTTTCCGAACCTGAAGATCGATACGGTGGCGATGAAGGGGTTCAATGACGACGAGATCGTGTCCTTGATCGAATACGGCAAGGCCGTCAAGGGCGAAGTGCGGTTCATCGAGTATATGGACGTGGGCGGCGCGACCGATTGGTCGATGAGCAAGGTGCTCTCGCAGGCGGAGATTCTTCAGATTCTGACCAAACACTATGGGCCGATCACGCCGATCCGGGAAGACTCCTCCGCCCCCGCGCAGCGCTTTTCCTTGCCGGACGGGACGATCTTTGGCATTATTGCCTCCACGACGGTTCCCTTCTGCGCTACCTGCGACCGGAGCCGGCTGACCGCCGACGGCATGTGGTATCTCTGTCTCTATGCCAAGCAGGGATTCGATCTGCGCGTCCCGTTGCGCCGGGACGGGACGTTGGAGACGATCCAGGCCCTCATCACCTCCGTCTGGGAAGCCCGCCGCGACCGGGGCGCCGAGCAGCGGAAGGCCTTGGAAGAGGAGGGGCTCCGCGACTTGCAACTGATCGATGTCTCCCGTCTGCGTGAAGATCCTCACCTTGAAATGCATGCCCGCGGGGGCTGA
- a CDS encoding cbb3-type cytochrome c oxidase subunit I, which translates to MTDHELVNRPLVKAWLWWALIWLTFFPIVGVLVSIKFHHPGFLDGISWLTFGRLRPVHVNGVIFGSFSTVFLGLLYYIVPRLCGVRMYKEAWGWWLLHAWNAFLVLGTVSLVLGYNMGLEAGEFEWPLNLLRFAVLGLITLQVLGTVFRRIERRFYVAMWYTTAALIWTVMNLILGNVLLPYTDDIAGVNSAAMHGLYIHYIVGLWITPAGLALIYYFLPLSAKNALFSHKLSLLGFWGLAFFYPFVGTHHYLYSPIPHWTQTISIVTSMLLIIPVWTVVANFFGTMFGRWGRVAGGGGADNYAAKFLMLGAVYYLLGCFQGSVEALRRLQELTHFNDFVIAHSHLTVFGTFVVWAVGSAYYVWPRVTGRQLWSDKLASWHLWLTVGGFTVMAVGLTAQGFVQGSMLEYGANFVDTVKEMKPWWVARTLGGVAMDVALLLMIINFYKTAAEGRPVEEGAAAPPPIETPVEVVAKGSWIESPSTVLLVAGFAFFFLAVGVQGVTPWLMAETRTASVEDTVTKAVIQVADYTPQELKGRQVYIREGCWYCHSQYVRPVTGESFRWGPVSQAGEYAYDRPHLFSTRRIGPDLTRVGRKFGDDWHAAHHWNPREVVPDSIMPAFPWLYEPAKDGAAPELNEEGKAMVAYLQKLGTGIGDWREGFVSTQVAAGQVLNANPQSQDELLALGKIVYERRCVGCHGVKGNGTGPSARFMDPRPRDFTKGIFKFRSTPGKDSLPTDLDLYSTVTHGLWGTAMPSWQEISDHERRAVVQYIKTFSDRWTEEAVPPPITIPPEPPITPASLETGKTLFIANCMLCHGNEGKGDGPMVPVLKDAWGQPLKPANFTLAAGLSGGVKLGHDGEHLFKTATTGVGGTPMPVFGEQLTPEEIWDIVHYVQSLRVKAHQAELVEAGLKDGDREQTRLRIWASLSTAARRGDLDQAVVQAAQKPQPETELVAESADEG; encoded by the coding sequence ATGACTGATCACGAACTGGTCAACCGGCCGTTGGTGAAGGCCTGGCTGTGGTGGGCGCTGATCTGGCTGACGTTCTTTCCGATCGTCGGCGTGCTGGTGTCGATCAAATTTCATCATCCCGGATTTTTGGACGGCATTTCCTGGCTCACGTTCGGCCGGTTGCGGCCGGTGCATGTGAACGGGGTGATCTTCGGCTCGTTTTCCACGGTCTTTCTCGGCCTGCTCTATTACATCGTGCCGCGCCTCTGCGGCGTGCGGATGTACAAGGAAGCATGGGGCTGGTGGCTGCTCCATGCGTGGAACGCCTTTCTCGTGCTCGGCACGGTGTCCCTGGTGCTCGGCTACAACATGGGCCTGGAGGCGGGGGAGTTCGAATGGCCCCTCAACCTCCTGCGGTTCGCCGTGCTCGGCCTGATCACGCTCCAGGTTCTGGGCACGGTCTTCCGCCGGATCGAACGGCGGTTCTACGTCGCCATGTGGTACACGACGGCCGCCTTAATCTGGACCGTGATGAACCTGATTCTCGGCAACGTCCTGCTGCCTTATACGGACGACATCGCGGGGGTGAACAGCGCGGCCATGCATGGCCTCTACATCCACTACATCGTCGGCCTCTGGATCACGCCGGCGGGGCTCGCGCTGATCTACTACTTCCTGCCGCTCAGCGCCAAGAACGCCCTCTTCAGCCATAAATTATCCCTGTTGGGATTTTGGGGCCTGGCCTTTTTCTATCCCTTCGTCGGCACGCACCATTACCTGTATAGTCCGATCCCCCACTGGACCCAGACGATCTCGATCGTGACCAGCATGTTGCTGATCATTCCGGTTTGGACCGTGGTGGCGAATTTCTTCGGGACCATGTTCGGACGGTGGGGCAGGGTCGCGGGCGGGGGAGGAGCCGACAACTATGCGGCGAAATTCCTGATGCTCGGGGCGGTCTACTATCTCCTCGGCTGTTTCCAGGGATCAGTGGAAGCCTTGCGACGGTTGCAGGAATTGACCCACTTCAACGACTTCGTCATTGCCCATTCGCACCTGACAGTCTTCGGGACCTTTGTTGTCTGGGCGGTCGGGTCCGCCTATTACGTCTGGCCCAGGGTGACGGGGCGGCAACTCTGGAGCGACAAGCTGGCCAGTTGGCATCTCTGGCTCACGGTCGGCGGGTTCACGGTGATGGCGGTCGGTTTGACGGCGCAGGGGTTCGTGCAGGGCTCGATGCTCGAGTACGGGGCCAATTTCGTGGACACGGTCAAGGAGATGAAGCCCTGGTGGGTGGCGCGCACGCTCGGCGGCGTGGCCATGGACGTCGCGCTCCTGTTGATGATCATCAATTTCTACAAGACGGCGGCGGAGGGACGTCCGGTCGAAGAAGGAGCGGCCGCGCCTCCGCCGATCGAGACGCCGGTCGAGGTCGTGGCCAAGGGCAGTTGGATCGAAAGTCCTTCGACCGTGTTGCTGGTCGCCGGCTTCGCCTTTTTCTTCCTGGCGGTCGGCGTCCAGGGCGTGACTCCCTGGTTGATGGCGGAAACCCGCACGGCGTCCGTGGAAGACACGGTCACCAAGGCGGTGATCCAGGTCGCGGACTACACGCCGCAAGAGCTGAAGGGCCGGCAGGTCTACATCCGCGAGGGCTGCTGGTACTGCCATTCGCAATATGTGCGGCCGGTCACCGGCGAATCGTTCCGCTGGGGGCCGGTGTCGCAGGCCGGCGAGTATGCCTATGACCGGCCCCATCTGTTCAGCACCAGGCGCATCGGTCCGGATCTGACCAGGGTCGGGCGTAAATTCGGCGACGACTGGCATGCCGCCCACCATTGGAATCCGCGCGAAGTCGTGCCCGATTCGATCATGCCGGCCTTTCCCTGGCTCTATGAACCGGCGAAGGACGGCGCAGCGCCGGAGCTGAATGAGGAGGGCAAGGCCATGGTCGCCTATCTGCAAAAACTGGGGACCGGCATCGGCGATTGGCGCGAAGGTTTTGTCTCCACCCAAGTGGCGGCCGGGCAGGTATTGAACGCGAACCCACAATCGCAGGACGAACTGCTTGCGCTCGGAAAGATCGTCTACGAACGCCGCTGTGTCGGGTGCCACGGGGTCAAGGGCAATGGAACAGGCCCCTCTGCGCGGTTTATGGACCCGCGCCCGCGCGACTTCACGAAAGGCATCTTCAAGTTCCGGTCGACGCCGGGCAAGGACTCGCTGCCCACCGACCTCGATCTCTACAGCACGGTCACCCACGGGCTCTGGGGCACGGCGATGCCGTCCTGGCAGGAAATCTCCGACCACGAGCGGCGCGCTGTCGTCCAATACATCAAGACGTTCTCAGATCGCTGGACCGAGGAGGCCGTGCCGCCGCCGATCACGATTCCCCCGGAGCCGCCGATCACTCCGGCCTCCCTGGAAACAGGCAAGACGCTGTTCATCGCGAACTGTATGTTGTGTCACGGGAACGAGGGGAAAGGGGACGGCCCGATGGTCCCGGTTTTGAAGGATGCCTGGGGACAGCCCCTCAAGCCCGCGAACTTCACGCTGGCGGCGGGGCTCTCGGGCGGCGTGAAACTGGGTCATGATGGGGAACACCTTTTCAAGACGGCGACGACCGGCGTGGGCGGGACGCCGATGCCGGTGTTCGGTGAGCAGCTCACGCCGGAGGAGATCTGGGATATCGTCCATTATGTGCAGTCTCTGCGCGTCAAGGCGCACCAGGCCGAACTGGTGGAAGCCGGCCTCAAGGACGGGGATCGGGAGCAGACCCGCTTGCGCATCTGGGCGTCGCTCTCGACCGCCGCTCGGCGGGGCGATCTGGACCAGGCAGTGGTGCAGGCTGCGCAGAAGCCACAGCCGGAAACCGAGTTGGTGGCCGAATCTGCTGATGAGGGGTGA
- a CDS encoding mechanosensitive ion channel family protein, which translates to MLELSWNDLVPSLVHLGAVIAKSGMHILIVLAIGYAGVRFVKLGLGHMETVISRAGERTESVPGMAKKRAATLTGILRTIALTFIWAIVIVEVLTLVGLDIRPVLAGAGILGLAVGFGAQNLVRDLISGFFIILEDQIRLGDVAIINGTGGLVEAITFRTITLRDFSGVVHVFPNGAINTLSNMTKEWSAFVLDMGVAYKENTDRVVAVMKAVGEELQDDPGFRDKFVSPIEMIGVDNFADSAVVIRIRIKTRPLEQWNVGREYRRRLKLAFDAQGIEIPFPHRTLYMGEASRPFMAQVVGDPPSLEPSRA; encoded by the coding sequence ATGCTGGAATTGTCCTGGAATGATCTGGTTCCTTCTCTGGTTCACCTTGGGGCGGTGATCGCCAAGTCGGGAATGCATATCCTGATCGTATTGGCGATTGGGTATGCCGGCGTGCGTTTTGTGAAGCTTGGATTGGGCCATATGGAGACGGTCATCTCGCGGGCCGGGGAACGGACCGAGTCGGTTCCCGGCATGGCTAAGAAACGGGCCGCGACCTTGACCGGCATTCTGCGGACGATCGCGCTGACGTTCATCTGGGCCATCGTGATCGTGGAGGTCCTGACCCTCGTTGGCTTGGACATCAGACCCGTGCTGGCCGGAGCCGGCATCCTCGGCCTGGCCGTCGGGTTCGGCGCGCAGAACCTCGTCCGCGATCTGATCAGCGGATTTTTCATCATTCTGGAGGATCAAATTCGGCTCGGCGACGTCGCGATTATCAACGGGACCGGCGGTCTCGTGGAGGCCATTACGTTCAGGACGATCACGCTCCGCGACTTTTCCGGCGTCGTGCATGTCTTTCCGAACGGCGCGATCAACACCCTGTCGAACATGACCAAGGAATGGTCCGCCTTTGTGTTGGATATGGGGGTGGCCTACAAGGAGAACACGGATCGGGTCGTGGCGGTCATGAAGGCCGTGGGCGAGGAATTGCAGGACGATCCGGGCTTTCGCGACAAATTCGTGTCTCCCATCGAAATGATCGGAGTGGACAACTTCGCCGATTCGGCCGTGGTGATCCGCATCCGCATCAAAACCAGGCCTCTGGAGCAGTGGAATGTCGGACGGGAATACCGGCGGCGACTGAAACTGGCCTTTGACGCCCAGGGCATTGAGATCCCGTTTCCACATCGGACGTTGTACATGGGCGAGGCCAGCCGTCCGTTCATGGCCCAGGTCGTGGGCGATCCTCCAAGCCTCGAACCGAGTCGCGCATGA
- a CDS encoding alginate export family protein, whose protein sequence is MHAAQSDTRYVRLALAQALLWLALGMTGAAFAAATDRPEQPGEADDPSLDQRPDSATETLRELERETPATPESSPSPQSRQKEKAQEQLRRLEERRAKDKAAEREQQTPQERAREKVRQLEQTAPADEAPPQGLSLDPRDRKRERTAGTPPARRTESRERVKELLGVYESQIGIYDEILDKTKVGPGLLHDALRAPRWLVLGGEHRTRYEGLSGSWRMNEPDGGQLLSMRTRLQVGVQNILDPVRLLIEIQDSRAPLTTTGSYITTDHVNELDIQQLHLDLVSSNFLGTRIPTVLKVGRINMEMGRGRWVSRNWFRNTTNAFDGIHWQLGDERQWQFRSFLVQPVQRFPALT, encoded by the coding sequence ATGCATGCCGCACAATCCGACACACGATACGTACGGTTGGCCCTTGCACAGGCCCTGCTGTGGTTGGCGCTCGGCATGACGGGCGCTGCCTTTGCCGCCGCGACGGACCGGCCGGAACAGCCCGGAGAAGCGGACGATCCTTCTCTCGATCAGCGACCGGATAGTGCAACAGAAACGCTCCGAGAGTTGGAAAGGGAAACACCAGCCACGCCGGAGTCCTCTCCGTCCCCTCAATCGCGTCAGAAAGAAAAGGCTCAGGAGCAGCTCCGCCGGTTGGAAGAGAGGCGCGCCAAGGACAAGGCGGCTGAACGAGAACAACAAACTCCACAAGAGCGAGCCCGTGAAAAGGTCAGGCAACTGGAGCAAACGGCACCGGCAGACGAAGCCCCGCCCCAAGGCCTTTCCCTCGATCCTCGGGACCGGAAACGGGAGAGGACCGCCGGAACGCCGCCGGCCCGAAGGACGGAATCAAGAGAACGAGTCAAGGAACTCCTCGGCGTATACGAAAGCCAAATCGGCATTTACGACGAAATTCTCGACAAGACGAAAGTCGGCCCGGGCCTCCTCCACGACGCCTTGCGGGCGCCCCGCTGGCTGGTCCTCGGCGGGGAGCACCGCACGAGGTACGAAGGACTCAGCGGCTCCTGGCGGATGAATGAGCCGGACGGAGGCCAGTTGCTTTCCATGCGCACTCGCCTCCAGGTGGGAGTGCAGAACATTCTCGATCCGGTTCGGCTCTTGATCGAGATCCAGGACTCGCGAGCCCCGCTCACCACGACCGGCAGCTACATCACCACCGACCATGTCAATGAGCTGGATATCCAGCAGCTCCACCTGGACCTCGTCTCCAGCAACTTCCTGGGAACCAGGATTCCAACCGTCCTTAAGGTCGGGCGCATCAATATGGAAATGGGACGAGGCCGCTGGGTAAGTCGCAACTGGTTTCGGAACACGACCAACGCCTTCGATGGAATCCACTGGCAACTCGGCGACGAACGGCAATGGCAGTTCCGCTCCTTCCTTGTCCAGCCGGTCCAACGGTTCCCGGCGTTGACATGA
- a CDS encoding molybdenum cofactor biosynthesis protein, translated as MAGPVQVSVKLFGLTKSLARNQADLVFTLNGDRKVRDLVGLIDAQYPAIGELILKKKVLVSVNQDVAHEETELNTGDEIALLPPFAGGAPPMEPNGQTVVADDEALLVRVQRENFSIDAELDRVRRRSKRIGGITVFLGTARDRSKGRDVSGITFEHYEGMAQKKLREIRERALKDFDIIELLIVHRYGPIEIGENIVLIIAGAEHRADAFRACKWAIDELKQITPIWKLEQTPEGEVWVEEHP; from the coding sequence ATGGCCGGTCCGGTGCAGGTGTCGGTCAAACTATTCGGTCTGACCAAGAGCCTGGCCAGGAACCAGGCCGATCTGGTCTTTACGTTGAACGGCGACCGGAAGGTCCGCGACCTGGTCGGGTTGATCGACGCGCAGTATCCTGCGATCGGAGAGTTGATTCTGAAAAAGAAGGTCCTGGTGTCGGTGAATCAGGACGTCGCTCACGAGGAGACGGAACTCAATACGGGCGACGAAATTGCCCTGTTGCCACCGTTTGCTGGTGGAGCACCTCCAATGGAACCAAACGGACAGACCGTGGTGGCCGACGACGAGGCCCTGCTCGTTCGCGTCCAACGCGAGAACTTTTCCATCGACGCGGAACTCGACCGCGTGCGCCGCCGGTCCAAACGGATCGGCGGGATTACCGTGTTTCTGGGCACCGCGCGCGACCGTTCGAAGGGGCGGGATGTGAGCGGTATCACCTTCGAACATTATGAAGGGATGGCGCAGAAGAAGCTGCGCGAGATCCGCGAGCGGGCGCTCAAGGATTTCGACATCATTGAATTGCTGATCGTCCACCGCTACGGTCCGATCGAGATCGGCGAGAACATCGTGTTGATCATCGCCGGAGCCGAGCACCGAGCCGATGCGTTCCGCGCCTGCAAGTGGGCGATCGACGAATTGAAGCAGATCACTCCGATCTGGAAGTTGGAGCAGACTCCTGAGGGGGAGGTCTGGGTCGAGGAACATCCATAA
- a CDS encoding cbb3-type cytochrome c oxidase N-terminal domain-containing protein, which yields MSDEQRSVRTDPAEKPEPAQPESSETSPAYLYRHAGIRERDGSIPVWLMLVVIGLLIWSVYYTVRYWSAS from the coding sequence ATGAGTGACGAACAGAGAAGCGTGAGGACCGATCCGGCGGAGAAGCCGGAACCGGCGCAGCCGGAATCTTCGGAAACCTCGCCGGCGTATCTGTACCGGCATGCGGGGATCAGAGAGCGCGACGGCTCCATTCCGGTGTGGTTGATGCTCGTCGTGATCGGACTGCTGATCTGGAGCGTGTACTATACGGTGCGATACTGGAGCGCGTCGTAA
- a CDS encoding ferritin-like domain-containing protein has product MANEGYHERFEDLSDPTRDMHRAITSLMEELEAVDWYNQRVDACKDADLKAILAHNRDEEKEHASMVLEWIRRKDPTFSDHLKDYLFTNKSIAHK; this is encoded by the coding sequence ATGGCCAATGAGGGATACCACGAGCGGTTTGAAGACCTGTCCGACCCCACGCGCGACATGCATCGCGCGATCACGTCGCTGATGGAGGAGCTGGAAGCGGTCGATTGGTACAACCAGCGCGTCGATGCCTGCAAGGACGCCGACCTCAAGGCGATCCTGGCGCACAACCGCGACGAGGAAAAGGAGCATGCGTCGATGGTCCTCGAATGGATTCGACGCAAGGACCCGACGTTCTCCGACCACCTCAAGGACTACCTGTTTACGAACAAATCGATTGCGCACAAATAA
- a CDS encoding LapA family protein, protein MGLLLLGLLVAIFTALFALQNNESVTVRFLVWELDLSLALLILGATVLGAMLYLVASLGGLWRHAREARELAKLVESQGARIRELESQSHERHPSAPTCIP, encoded by the coding sequence ATGGGGCTGCTGCTTCTGGGGTTGCTGGTGGCCATCTTTACGGCCCTGTTCGCCCTGCAAAACAACGAGTCGGTCACGGTTCGATTCTTGGTCTGGGAACTGGACCTGTCGTTGGCGCTGCTCATTCTTGGGGCGACGGTGTTGGGCGCCATGCTATATCTGGTGGCCTCCTTGGGAGGGCTCTGGCGGCATGCGCGCGAGGCGCGAGAGCTTGCCAAGCTGGTCGAAAGTCAAGGCGCTCGAATCCGTGAACTGGAGTCACAATCGCATGAACGCCATCCGTCCGCACCAACCTGCATCCCGTGA
- the moaC gene encoding cyclic pyranopterin monophosphate synthase MoaC: protein MAELTHFNESGRARMVDVGTKATTERVAVAQAKVFMEPATLQAIQRGTIAKGDVLAVAQVAGVMGAKRTPDLIPMCHPLLLTSVDISFKEAPQPNADGQCSITVTATVKTTGQTGVEMEAMTAVSVAALTMYDMCKAIDKRMSFGEICLLSKSGGKSGTFMRERS from the coding sequence ATGGCTGAATTGACGCATTTCAACGAGTCGGGCCGGGCGCGGATGGTCGATGTCGGCACCAAGGCCACCACGGAGCGCGTGGCGGTCGCCCAGGCCAAGGTCTTCATGGAGCCGGCCACCCTCCAAGCCATCCAACGGGGCACGATCGCCAAGGGCGATGTGCTGGCGGTGGCGCAGGTCGCCGGCGTGATGGGGGCCAAACGGACCCCGGATCTCATCCCCATGTGCCACCCCCTCCTGCTGACCAGCGTCGATATCTCCTTTAAAGAAGCGCCTCAGCCGAACGCCGACGGGCAGTGCTCCATCACCGTCACCGCGACGGTCAAAACCACCGGCCAGACGGGGGTGGAGATGGAAGCGATGACCGCCGTCTCCGTGGCCGCGTTGACGATGTACGATATGTGCAAAGCCATCGACAAACGGATGAGTTTCGGGGAGATTTGTTTGCTCTCCAAGTCGGGCGGGAAGTCCGGCACGTTTATGAGAGAAAGGTCCTGA